In Chryseobacterium lactis, a single genomic region encodes these proteins:
- the kdsA gene encoding 3-deoxy-8-phosphooctulonate synthase: protein MIQYLDNIQHKDSKNFFLIAGPCIIEGEDMALRIAEKVINITDKYNIPYIFKGSFKKANRSRVDSFTTIGEEKSLEILKKVGETFNIPTTTDIHENEHAALAAQYVDVLQIPAFLVRQTDLLVAAAETGKCVTLKKGQFLSPESMKFAVQKITDSNNQKVAIIERGNSFGYTDLIVDYRGIPTMREYAPVILDVTHSLQQPNQSSGVTGGRPDLIETVAKAGIAVGADGIFIETHPTPETALSDGANMLRLDLLEDLLQKLTRIRESIL, encoded by the coding sequence ATGATTCAGTATTTAGATAATATTCAACACAAAGATTCAAAAAACTTTTTCCTTATCGCCGGACCTTGTATTATTGAAGGGGAAGACATGGCTTTAAGAATAGCTGAGAAAGTAATCAACATCACAGATAAGTACAATATTCCATATATTTTTAAAGGAAGTTTTAAAAAGGCTAACAGAAGCCGTGTAGATTCTTTCACGACAATTGGTGAAGAGAAATCTCTTGAAATCCTTAAAAAAGTAGGAGAGACCTTTAATATTCCTACAACGACGGATATCCACGAAAATGAGCATGCTGCATTGGCTGCACAATACGTTGATGTTTTACAGATTCCTGCATTTCTTGTTCGCCAGACAGATTTATTGGTGGCAGCAGCAGAAACCGGAAAATGTGTTACCTTGAAAAAAGGACAGTTCCTTTCACCGGAGTCGATGAAGTTTGCTGTTCAGAAAATAACGGATTCCAATAATCAGAAGGTAGCAATTATTGAAAGAGGAAATTCTTTCGGATATACAGATCTGATCGTAGATTACAGAGGTATTCCAACAATGAGAGAGTATGCTCCTGTAATTCTGGATGTTACGCATTCTTTGCAACAGCCTAACCAAAGTTCAGGAGTTACAGGCGGAAGACCGGATCTTATTGAAACTGTTGCTAAAGCTGGAATTGCAGTAGGAGCTGATGGAATTTTCATTGAAACACATCCGACGCCTGAAACAGCTTTATCTGATGGAGCAAACATGTTAAGACTGGATTTATTAGAAGATTTACTACAAAAATTAACAAGAATTAGAGAATCGATTTTGTAA